TGTGTTTAGTGTCACGATCTCGACGACTTTATATGGTCCGTCCCATCTCAAGCGTAACCCAGTGACCTTTGTTTGGACCTTCTTTAGGACCTAGTCGCCGAGCTGAAGTCACCTGCTCTTCACTCTAGAGTTGTAGAAGCGTGCCACGCGCTGTTTGTTTAGAATGTTGTGATGGTGTGCTGCAATGCGTTTATCAAGTTGCATATTTTCCGAGTTGGTCTCGGGGTCGAACAACGAAACCCGTTGTGTTGGCTGGATTACTTCAATGGGAAGTACTACTTCCGTGCTGTACATTAAGCAGAAAGAGGTCTCGCCCGTGGCCTCTGTTGGCGTGGTGCGGATTGCCCATAGTACGTTGTCGAGCTTCTCGGGCCAAAGCCCCTTTGCTTCATCCTGTTTTTTCCTGAGGAGGCCCTTGATTAATTTGTTAGCAGCTTCCACTTGCCCATTGGTCATGGGGTGCGCAGCAGAAGCGAACTTAAGCGTAGTCCCTGTTGCTTTACATCTTGTGATGAGGTGGTCATTATTGAACTGTGTGCCATTGTCTGTGATGATAGACTCCGGCGTACCGTGGCGGTAGAAGATGTTGCGTTGTAGAAAGTTTTGGACCTTCTTAGTTGTTATTGCGGTCAAGGGTGCGGCTTCGATCCATTTGGAGTGATAGTTGATGCACATGATGACCCACTTAAATTGGCATTTCCTGACGGGAAGTGAGCCTATTAGATCTATTCCCCAGAGGCAGTTGATCCACGGGCTGACTATGTATGATAGTGGTTCTGAGGGTTGTTGTGGTATAGGCCCATGTATTTGACATTTATGGCAAAATATGGCTAGCTCTTGTGCGTAGGTGAAAATTGTGGGCGAGTAATATCATGTCCGCAGTGTTTTTCCAGCTAGTGCGTGGCTGCCATAGTGTTTACCGCAGTCGCCACTGTGGATTTCTTGCAAGATATGTTTGCCTTCTTCAGTTGTAACGTATCTTAAATTGGCGTTCAGTAGGCCGTAGTAATAGAGTGTGCCGTTTCGCAAATGGTATCTCACTGCGCGTCTCGTTAGCTGTCTTGGCAGTGAAAGACCCGATAACTTTATTGACTACCAGTTGAAAGTTGCTGAATACGTTGATACTAGTTGCGCCAGTGCTGAGGACCAATTGTAGTCTTGCAATCAATGCTTCGTATTCCgccacattgttggaggcagcaaaattgaatttgaaagcgTACTCTAGCTCGAGTCCCCCCGGTCCGCTCAAGATGATTCCCGCGCCACTAGACTTGGCGCAGCTGGAACCGTCTACATGTAAGTTCCATTGAGAAATTGTGGTGGGGGTTATGACATAGTCTGGTGCTATTTCCGCCGTATCTTGGGGAATGATCTCTGTTATAAAATCAGCTTTGACTTGGCCCTTTATGGCTGGTTGTGGCTTGTATTCGATGTCAAATTCTGTCAGCTCAATAGCCCACTTACTGAGTCTCCCTGAGTGTTCTCGATTCTACAGTACTTGTTTGAGGGGTTAGTTTGTAAGTACGTGGATACTGTGAGTTTGGAAGTAGTGGCGCAGTTGTCTAGCTGCCACGATAAGCGCAAGGGCTAACTGTTCAAATGCTGGGTATCTTGTCTCTGGACCGTTCATGGCTCTGCCCGCGTAGAAGACTGGCAATTCTTCAGTTTCATCTCGGCGAACTAAGGCACTGCTAACCGCGGTTGTAGATACTGTAAGGTAAAGGTATAGTGGTTCTCCTAGCTGCGGGGTTGACAATAATGGCACCGCGACT
This genomic interval from Argentina anserina chromosome 1, drPotAnse1.1, whole genome shotgun sequence contains the following:
- the LOC126803985 gene encoding uncharacterized protein LOC126803985, producing MCINYHSKWIEAAPLTAITTKKVQNFLQRNIFYRHGTPESIITDNGTQFNNDHLITRCKATGTTLKFASAAHPMTNGQVEAANKLIKGLLRKKQDEAKGLWPEKLDNVLWAIRTTPTEATGETSFCLMYSTEVVLPIEVIQPTQRVSLFDPETNSENMQLDKRIAAHHHNILNKQRVARFYNSRVKSR